A portion of the Channa argus isolate prfri chromosome 19, Channa argus male v1.0, whole genome shotgun sequence genome contains these proteins:
- the klf6a gene encoding Krueppel-like factor 6a, protein MDVLPMCSIFQELQIVHDTGYFSALPSLEEYWQQTCLELERYLQSEPYVSTSDLKFDSQEDLWSKLILACGDKSKAESDPKLPPAHEEDNQDSQILDTNSVNSDASSEASDSSEELSPMHSFTSNPLGSVLVSSGPFSPSIISTPPSSPEANSEPVSGTNGWVASHAGMHLPAKIRNSGVAKSSEKTGLICSDASPDGRRRVHRCQFNGCRKVYTKSSHLKAHQRTHTGEKPYRCSWEGCEWRFARSDELTRHFRKHTGAKPFKCSHCDRCFSRSDHLALHMKRHI, encoded by the exons ATGGATGTTCTACCCATGTGCAGCATCTTTCAAGAACTTCAAATAGTTCACGACACGGGCTATTTTTCCGCCTTACCGTCACTGGAGGAGTATTGGCAGCAG ACATGCTTGGAGTTGGAGCGCTACCTACAGAGCGAGCCTTATGTCTCTACATCCGACCTCAAGTTCGACAGCCAGGAGGACCTGTGGAGCAAGCTGATCTTGGCCTGCGGGGATAAATCCAAGGCTGAGTCTGACCCAAAGCTGCCCCCGGCCCACGAGGAGGACAATCAGGACAGTCAAATCTTGGACACCAATAGTGTGAATTCAGATGCCAGCAGTGAGGCTTCAGACAGTTCTGAGGAGCTCTCGCCCATGCACAGCTTTACTTCCAACCCTCTAGGCTCTGTCTTAGTTAGCTCTGGACCTTTTAGCCCCTCCATCATTAGCACCCCTCCATCCTCTCCTGAGGCCAACTCTGAGCCTGTCAGCGGGACAAACGGCTGGGTTGCTAGTCATGCCGGGATGCACTTGCCGGCCAAGATCAGGAACAGCGGAGTGGCGAAGAGTTCGGAAAAGACCGGACTCATCTGCAGTGACGCGTCTCCGGACGGCAGGAGGCGAGTACACAGGTGTCAATTCAATGGCTGTCGGAAGGTTTACACAAAGAGCTCCCACCTTAAAGCACACCAGCGCACTCATACAG GTGAGAAACCATACAGGTGTTCGTGGGAGGGCTGTGAGTGGCGTTTTGCACGAAGCGACGAGTTGACCAGACACTTCAGGAAGCACACTGGGGCAAAGCCATTCAAATGCAGTCACTGTGACAG ATGTTTCTCCAGGTCTGACCATCTGGCTCTTCACATGAAGAGACACATCTAG